A stretch of Vigna angularis cultivar LongXiaoDou No.4 chromosome 4, ASM1680809v1, whole genome shotgun sequence DNA encodes these proteins:
- the LOC108331713 gene encoding uncharacterized protein LOC108331713, whose amino-acid sequence MNEKRNSKRPKSLPYNMPVTDSNEPQNFDDNILFPVEEIVQYPLPGYVSPTSISFSPDDSLISYLFSPDHSLNRKIYAFDLKTNAQELLFSPPDGGLDESNISPEEKLRRERLRERGLGVTRYEWVKTSSKRKAVVVPLPAGIYIQDLSLSKPELKLPSVSGSPIIDPHLSPDGSMLAYVRDCELHVLNLLSNESKQLTRGAKEHGLIHGLAEYIAQEEMDRKTGYWWSLDSKYIAFTEVDSSEIPLFRIMHQGKSSVGLEAQEDHPYPFAGASNVKVRLGVVAIAGGSITWMDLQCGGREQQNNEEEYLARVNWMHGNILTAQILNRHHTKIKIVKFDIKTGKKKNLLVEENGNWINIHDCFTPLDKGVTKFSGGFIWASEKTGFRHLYLHDANGVCLGSITEGEWMVEQIAGVNEATGLIYFTGTLDGPLESNLYCTKLFIDGSQPLQVPVRLTHSKGKHIVVLDHHMRNFVDIHDSLGCPPRVLLCSLEDGSVIKPLYEQSFTVPRFKNLQLEAPEIIEIQANDGTTLYGALYKPDASRFGPPPYKTMINVYGGPSVQLVSNSWLSTVDLRAQYLRNQGILVWKLDNRGTARRGLKFESYLKHKLGQIDADDQLTGAEWLVKQGLAKAGHIGLYGWSYGGYLSAMTLSRYPDFFKCAIAGAPVTSWDGYDTFYTEKYMGLPSENKSGYESGCVMNQVHQLKGRLLLVHGMIDENVHFRHTARLINALVAAGKPYELIVFPDERHMPRRHSDRVYMEGRMWDFIQRNL is encoded by the exons ATGAATGAGAAGAGAAATTCGAAGCGTCCAAAATCACTGCCTTACAACATGCCTGTGACAGACTCAAATGAACCGCAGAATTTTGATGATAACATTCTTTTCCCCGTTGAAGAGATTGTACAATACCCATTGCCCGGATACGTGTCACCAACTTCAATAAGTTTTAGTCCTGATGATAGTTTAATCTCTTACTTGTTTAGTCCTGATCACTCTTTAAACAGAAAAATTTATGCTTTTGATCTGAAGACCAATGCACAAGAATTGTTATTTAGTCCCCCAGATGGTGGATTAGATGAAAGTAATATTTCTCCAGAAGAAAAGTTGAGGAGGGAGAGGTTGAGGGAGCGTGGTTTAGGCGTGACACGATATGAATGGGTGAAGACAAGCTCGAAAAGGAAAGCAGTCGTTGTGCCGTTGCCTGCTGGG ATTTATATTCAGGACCTTTCCCTTTCAAAACCAGAGCTCAAGCTTCCAAGTGTATCAGGTTCACCCATTATTGATCCACATCTCTCTCCAGATGGATCAATGCTTGCCTATGTAAGAGATTGTGAGTTGCATGTTCTGAATCTCTTGTCAAATGAATCAAAGCAGTTGACCCGTGGGGCAAAGGAACATGGTTTG ATTCATGGGCTTGCAGAATATATAGCTCAG GAGGAGATGGATAGAAAAACTGGATATTGGTGGTCACTGGACAGTAAATATATTGCTTTCACCGAAGTTGATTCTTCTGAAATACCACTTTTTAGAATTATGCACCAAGGGAAGAGCTCAGTTGGTTTAGAGGCACAGGAAGACCACCCTTATCCTTTTGCAGGAGCTTCAAATGTTAAAGTGCGCCTTGGGGTTGTTGCAATAGCTGGAGGCTCCATTACTTGGATGGATCTTCAATGTGGGGGCAGGGAACAGCAAAACAACGAGGAGGAATATTTGGCAAGAGTCAATTGGATGCATGGAAACATTCTCACCGCTCAGATCTTGAACAGACACCACACGAAAATAAAGATTGTTAAATTTGACATCAAAACaggcaaaaagaaaaatttgttagtGGAAGAAAACGGCAATTGGATCAATATACACGACTGTTTCACACCTCTTGATAAAGGAGTTACCAAATTTTCAGGTGGATTTATCTGGGCTAGTGAAAAAACAGGATTTAGGCATCTTTATCTTCATGATGCAAACGGGGTTTGTTTAGGATCCATCACTGAAGGTGAATGGATGGTTGAGCAAATTGCTGGAGTGAATGAAGCGACAGGTCTAATATACTTTACTGGGACCTTAGATGGTCCCCTGGAGTCCAATTTGTATTGTACTAAACTTTTCATTGATGGAAGTCAACCACTTCAGGTCCCTGTCAGACTTACACACAGCAAGGGGAAGCATATTGTGGTCCTTGATCATCATATGCGAAATTTTGTTGATATTCATGATTCTCTTGGTTGTCCTCCTAGGGTGTTACTGTGCTCATTGGAAGATGGAAGTGTAATCAAGCCTTTATATGAGCAGTCATTTACAGTTCCAAGGTTCAAAAATCTTCAACTTGAGGCGCCAGAGATTATTGAAATACAGGCTAATGATGGCACAACATTGTATGGAGCTTTATATAAGCCTGATGCTTCAAGGTTTGGACCTCCACCTTACAAAACTATGATCAATGTTTATGGTGGTCCAAGTGTACAGCTTGTCAGTAACTCTTGGCTCAGTACAGTTGATCTGAGAGCACAATATTTGAGAAACCAAGGCATCTTAGTTTGGAAG TTAGACAATAGAGGAACTGCAAGACGAGGGTTGAAATTCGAAAGCTATCTAAAACACAAACTTGGTCAAATTGATGCTGATGATCAGCTAACTGGAGCAGAGTGGCTTGTGAAACAAGGGCTTGCAAAAGCTGGTCACATAGGGTTGTATGGTTGGAGCTATGGTGGGTATCTCTCTGCAATGACACTGTCGAGATATCCAGATTTCTTCAAGTGTGCAATAGCTGGCGCCCCTGTTACATCATGGGATGGATATGACACGTTTTACACAGAGAAGTACATGGGGTTGCCATCTGAAAACAAGTCAGGCTATGAAAGTGGTTGTGTTATGAATCAAGTGCACCAGTTGAAAGGGCGGTTGTTGCTTGTGCATGGCATGATTGATGAGAATGTTCACTTCAGGCACACTGCAAGGCTTATCAATGCTCTTGTGGCAGCTGGAAAGCCATATGAGCTAATAGTTTTCCCAGATGAACGCCACATGCCGCGGCGTCATAGTGATCGAGTTTACATGGAAGGGAGGATGTGGGACTTCATTCAGAGGAATCTGtaa